Proteins found in one Balaenoptera musculus isolate JJ_BM4_2016_0621 chromosome 4, mBalMus1.pri.v3, whole genome shotgun sequence genomic segment:
- the FAM131A gene encoding protein FAM131A isoform X2: MGCIGSRSPAGQVASDPAWAVEWIELPRGLSLSSLGSARTLRGWSRSSRPSSVDSQDLPEVNVGDTVAMLPKSRRALTIQEIAALARSSLHGISQVVKDHVTKPTAMAQGRVAHLIEWKGWSKPSDSPAALESAFSSYSDLSEGEQEARFAAGVAEQFAIAEAKLRAWSSVDGEDSTDESYDEDFAGGTDSDTAGQLPLGPHLQDLFTGHRFSRPMRQGSVEPESDCSQTVSPETLCSSLCSLEDGLLGSPARLASQLLGDELLLAKLPHSRESAFRSLGPLEAQDSLYSSPLTESCLSPAEEEPAPCKDCQPLCLPPASSWERQRQASDVASSGVVSLDEDEVEPEEQ, translated from the exons ATGGGCTGTATCGGCTCTCGGAGCCCGGCGGGTCAGG tgGCCTCGGATCCGGCGTGGGCTGTGGAGTGGATCGAACTTCCTCGGGGCCTCTCTCTATCTTCCTTGGGATCTGCTCGGACCCTCCGAGGCTGGAGCCGGTCCTCCCGCCCTTCCTCAGTGGACAGCCAGGACTTGCCAGAG GTGAATGTTGGAGACACAGTCGCGATGCTGCCCAAGTCCCGAAGAGCCCTAACTATCCAGGAGATCGCTGCGCTGGCCAGATCCTCCCTGCATG GTATTTCCCAGGTAGTGAAGGACCACGTGACCAAGcccactgccatggcccagggcCGAGTGGCTCACCTCATTGAGTGGAAGGGCTGGAGCAAGCCAAGTGACTCGCCCGCTGCCCTAGAATCAGCCTTTTCCTCCTACTCAGACCTCAGTGAGGGTGAACAAGAGGCTCGCTTTGCAGCAG GAGTGGCCGAGCAGTTCGCCATTGCAGAAGCCAAGCTCCGGGCATGGTCATCAGTGGATGGTGAGGACTCCACCGATGAATCCTATGATGAGGACTTTGCTGGGGGAACTGACTCAG ACACGGCTGGGCAGCTGCCCCTGGGGCCCCACCTCCAGGACCTCTTCACCGGCCACCGATTCTCCCGGCCTATGCGCCAGGGCTCCGTGGAACCCGAGAGCGACTGCTCGCAGACCGTGTCCCCAGAGACCCTGTGCTCTAGTCTGTGCAGCCTGGAGGACGGGTTGTTGGGCTCCCCGGCCCGCCTGGCTTCCCAGCTGCTGGGCGACGAGCTGCTCCTCGCCAAACTGCCCCACAGCCGGGAAAGTGCCTTCCGCAGCCTGGGCCCATTGGAGGCCCAGGACTCGCTCTACAGCTCGCCCCTCACAGAGTCCTGCCTTTCTCCCGCTGAGGAGGAGCCAGCCCCCTGCAAGGACTGCCAGCCGCTCTGCCTGCCGCCAGCGAGCAGCTGGGAACGGCAGCGGCAAGCCTCTGACGTAGCTTCTTCTGGGGTGGTGTCCTTAGACGAGGATGAGGTGGAGCCAGAGGAACAGTGA
- the FAM131A gene encoding protein FAM131A isoform X1 produces MPMISVLGKMFLWQREGPGGRWTCQTSRRVASDPAWAVEWIELPRGLSLSSLGSARTLRGWSRSSRPSSVDSQDLPEVNVGDTVAMLPKSRRALTIQEIAALARSSLHGISQVVKDHVTKPTAMAQGRVAHLIEWKGWSKPSDSPAALESAFSSYSDLSEGEQEARFAAGVAEQFAIAEAKLRAWSSVDGEDSTDESYDEDFAGGTDSDTAGQLPLGPHLQDLFTGHRFSRPMRQGSVEPESDCSQTVSPETLCSSLCSLEDGLLGSPARLASQLLGDELLLAKLPHSRESAFRSLGPLEAQDSLYSSPLTESCLSPAEEEPAPCKDCQPLCLPPASSWERQRQASDVASSGVVSLDEDEVEPEEQ; encoded by the exons ATGCCTATGATTTCTGTGCTGGGCAAAATGTTTCTGTGGCAGCGTGAAGGGCCTGGAGGACGATGGACTTGTCAGACAAGTCGCAGAG tgGCCTCGGATCCGGCGTGGGCTGTGGAGTGGATCGAACTTCCTCGGGGCCTCTCTCTATCTTCCTTGGGATCTGCTCGGACCCTCCGAGGCTGGAGCCGGTCCTCCCGCCCTTCCTCAGTGGACAGCCAGGACTTGCCAGAG GTGAATGTTGGAGACACAGTCGCGATGCTGCCCAAGTCCCGAAGAGCCCTAACTATCCAGGAGATCGCTGCGCTGGCCAGATCCTCCCTGCATG GTATTTCCCAGGTAGTGAAGGACCACGTGACCAAGcccactgccatggcccagggcCGAGTGGCTCACCTCATTGAGTGGAAGGGCTGGAGCAAGCCAAGTGACTCGCCCGCTGCCCTAGAATCAGCCTTTTCCTCCTACTCAGACCTCAGTGAGGGTGAACAAGAGGCTCGCTTTGCAGCAG GAGTGGCCGAGCAGTTCGCCATTGCAGAAGCCAAGCTCCGGGCATGGTCATCAGTGGATGGTGAGGACTCCACCGATGAATCCTATGATGAGGACTTTGCTGGGGGAACTGACTCAG ACACGGCTGGGCAGCTGCCCCTGGGGCCCCACCTCCAGGACCTCTTCACCGGCCACCGATTCTCCCGGCCTATGCGCCAGGGCTCCGTGGAACCCGAGAGCGACTGCTCGCAGACCGTGTCCCCAGAGACCCTGTGCTCTAGTCTGTGCAGCCTGGAGGACGGGTTGTTGGGCTCCCCGGCCCGCCTGGCTTCCCAGCTGCTGGGCGACGAGCTGCTCCTCGCCAAACTGCCCCACAGCCGGGAAAGTGCCTTCCGCAGCCTGGGCCCATTGGAGGCCCAGGACTCGCTCTACAGCTCGCCCCTCACAGAGTCCTGCCTTTCTCCCGCTGAGGAGGAGCCAGCCCCCTGCAAGGACTGCCAGCCGCTCTGCCTGCCGCCAGCGAGCAGCTGGGAACGGCAGCGGCAAGCCTCTGACGTAGCTTCTTCTGGGGTGGTGTCCTTAGACGAGGATGAGGTGGAGCCAGAGGAACAGTGA
- the FAM131A gene encoding protein FAM131A isoform X3, with amino-acid sequence MLPKSRRALTIQEIAALARSSLHGISQVVKDHVTKPTAMAQGRVAHLIEWKGWSKPSDSPAALESAFSSYSDLSEGEQEARFAAGVAEQFAIAEAKLRAWSSVDGEDSTDESYDEDFAGGTDSDTAGQLPLGPHLQDLFTGHRFSRPMRQGSVEPESDCSQTVSPETLCSSLCSLEDGLLGSPARLASQLLGDELLLAKLPHSRESAFRSLGPLEAQDSLYSSPLTESCLSPAEEEPAPCKDCQPLCLPPASSWERQRQASDVASSGVVSLDEDEVEPEEQ; translated from the exons ATGCTGCCCAAGTCCCGAAGAGCCCTAACTATCCAGGAGATCGCTGCGCTGGCCAGATCCTCCCTGCATG GTATTTCCCAGGTAGTGAAGGACCACGTGACCAAGcccactgccatggcccagggcCGAGTGGCTCACCTCATTGAGTGGAAGGGCTGGAGCAAGCCAAGTGACTCGCCCGCTGCCCTAGAATCAGCCTTTTCCTCCTACTCAGACCTCAGTGAGGGTGAACAAGAGGCTCGCTTTGCAGCAG GAGTGGCCGAGCAGTTCGCCATTGCAGAAGCCAAGCTCCGGGCATGGTCATCAGTGGATGGTGAGGACTCCACCGATGAATCCTATGATGAGGACTTTGCTGGGGGAACTGACTCAG ACACGGCTGGGCAGCTGCCCCTGGGGCCCCACCTCCAGGACCTCTTCACCGGCCACCGATTCTCCCGGCCTATGCGCCAGGGCTCCGTGGAACCCGAGAGCGACTGCTCGCAGACCGTGTCCCCAGAGACCCTGTGCTCTAGTCTGTGCAGCCTGGAGGACGGGTTGTTGGGCTCCCCGGCCCGCCTGGCTTCCCAGCTGCTGGGCGACGAGCTGCTCCTCGCCAAACTGCCCCACAGCCGGGAAAGTGCCTTCCGCAGCCTGGGCCCATTGGAGGCCCAGGACTCGCTCTACAGCTCGCCCCTCACAGAGTCCTGCCTTTCTCCCGCTGAGGAGGAGCCAGCCCCCTGCAAGGACTGCCAGCCGCTCTGCCTGCCGCCAGCGAGCAGCTGGGAACGGCAGCGGCAAGCCTCTGACGTAGCTTCTTCTGGGGTGGTGTCCTTAGACGAGGATGAGGTGGAGCCAGAGGAACAGTGA